From Oscillospiraceae bacterium CM, a single genomic window includes:
- a CDS encoding Lar family restriction alleviation protein, translated as MDKKLLPCPFCGADAKILNFSGAYRVIDTNYKCPVQFAEKWHATEREAIDAWNSRTPEIVYCRDCKYGVQNAFQCGLVLCQNEFFRRYRLFGNTDFCSFGERKA; from the coding sequence ATGGACAAGAAACTCCTGCCCTGCCCGTTCTGCGGGGCTGATGCAAAAATCCTAAACTTCTCCGGCGCATACCGCGTGATCGATACCAATTACAAATGCCCCGTTCAATTTGCTGAAAAATGGCACGCGACCGAGCGGGAGGCAATTGACGCCTGGAACAGCAGGACGCCGGAAATCGTCTACTGCCGTGACTGCAAATACGGTGTTCAAAATGCGTTTCAGTGCGGGCTTGTCCTGTGCCAAAACGAATTCTTCAGAAGATACAGGCTTTTCGGCAATACCGACTTTTGCTCCTTTGGAGAAAGGAAGGCTTAG
- a CDS encoding acyltransferase, producing the protein MNRPQNHKPELSALNVLLCLLVIFIHVSSAPVTALYKDSWQYIAVLIPWRLSAFVVQGFLFLSGLKLFLNSRGEIRYKRFYLSRFIKIVVPYILWNVLYDLYFIHQGYFAFSWRSLGFSLLSGTLVSPFYFIVVLVQFYALAPLWRWIVLKVPPRIALGCAVLITLVLGQYLPDIITAISPKTHFPYTDRVLTTYVFYWLSGCYAGLYYEKVTSFLKRHFILIATLFAAVSLLEAVFSVFAFSKERNIIWLEDWHFLYCSAAILFFWTLLSRFYTHRKIGNPLLNAVNAASYDIFLMHCLIIFIVNGVMAQLGISGIATTYLIRIAAVYVITICLSILWGRLKGRIIKWLSSLRSRRTLPAK; encoded by the coding sequence ATGAACCGACCCCAAAATCATAAGCCGGAGCTGTCGGCCCTCAACGTGCTGCTTTGCCTTTTGGTGATCTTTATTCACGTGTCCTCCGCTCCGGTAACGGCGCTTTATAAAGATTCCTGGCAGTACATAGCCGTTCTCATTCCATGGCGGCTGTCGGCCTTTGTCGTTCAAGGCTTTCTTTTTTTAAGCGGGCTGAAGCTGTTTTTAAACAGCCGCGGCGAAATCCGGTATAAGCGCTTTTATCTGTCTCGCTTTATTAAAATCGTCGTCCCATATATCCTTTGGAATGTCCTTTATGACCTGTATTTTATTCATCAAGGCTATTTTGCCTTTTCATGGCGCAGCCTCGGCTTCTCTCTGCTAAGCGGCACCCTTGTAAGTCCATTTTATTTTATTGTTGTCCTCGTTCAGTTTTATGCGCTGGCGCCCTTATGGCGATGGATCGTTTTAAAAGTTCCGCCGCGTATAGCGCTCGGCTGCGCCGTCTTGATAACCCTTGTTTTGGGGCAGTATTTGCCGGATATTATCACAGCAATCAGCCCGAAGACGCATTTCCCCTATACCGACAGGGTGCTCACAACGTATGTGTTCTATTGGCTTTCCGGCTGCTATGCAGGCCTTTATTATGAAAAGGTCACATCATTTCTCAAACGCCATTTTATTTTGATTGCCACCCTATTTGCCGCTGTTTCGCTGCTGGAAGCCGTTTTCAGTGTCTTTGCTTTTTCAAAAGAGCGCAACATCATTTGGCTGGAAGATTGGCATTTTCTATACTGCTCCGCCGCCATCTTGTTTTTTTGGACGCTGTTGTCCCGGTTTTATACGCATCGAAAAATCGGCAATCCGCTTTTAAACGCGGTCAACGCCGCTTCTTATGACATATTTTTAATGCATTGTCTCATTATATTTATTGTTAACGGTGTGATGGCGCAGTTGGGGATTTCCGGCATCGCCACGACGTATCTGATCAGAATCGCAGCAGTGTATGTCATTACAATCTGTCTAAGCATTCTCTGGGGCCGCTTAAAAGGCCGCATCATTAAATGGCTGTCAAGCCTGCGTTCTCGGCGCACGCTTCCGGCAAAATAG
- a CDS encoding ACT domain-containing protein translates to MRAIVTVIGKDQVGIIANVCTLLADFGVNILDISQTILQEYFTMIMLVDPSDCRIPFDELSKSLKTSGDERNLSIRIQREDIFEAMHRI, encoded by the coding sequence ATGCGCGCTATCGTAACGGTTATCGGCAAAGATCAGGTTGGCATCATTGCCAACGTCTGCACACTGCTTGCCGACTTCGGTGTCAACATTCTGGACATTAGTCAGACGATCCTGCAGGAGTATTTTACAATGATCATGCTGGTGGACCCGTCGGACTGCCGCATCCCGTTTGACGAGCTGTCCAAATCCCTTAAAACAAGCGGCGATGAGAGGAATCTCTCCATCCGTATTCAGCGGGAAGACATCTTTGAGGCCATGCATCGGATTTAA
- the yfbR gene encoding 5'-deoxynucleotidase — protein MDYSFYAFISRLKNIGRWSLMRNSSPENVQEHSHMTAVIAHALAVIRRDVYGIDCDPGKAAAVALFHDASEIFTGDMPTPVKYHNPDIRAAYKQVEALASEKLLMTLPDALRGAYAPLLSCTAEQGGLAELIKAADKLAAYIKCLEELKTGNMEFKSAAAQTLSKLKSLGMPEVDYFMAHFIRAFELTLDELDFSVGRS, from the coding sequence ATGGATTACAGCTTTTATGCGTTTATCTCCCGCTTAAAAAACATCGGCCGCTGGTCGCTCATGCGTAACAGCAGCCCCGAAAACGTCCAGGAGCACTCACATATGACGGCCGTTATCGCGCACGCGCTGGCCGTCATCCGCCGTGATGTTTACGGCATCGACTGCGATCCCGGCAAAGCCGCCGCCGTTGCGCTTTTTCACGACGCCTCGGAAATTTTTACCGGCGACATGCCGACGCCTGTGAAATATCACAACCCAGACATTCGCGCCGCATACAAGCAGGTCGAGGCGCTGGCGTCTGAAAAGCTGCTGATGACGCTGCCAGACGCGTTGCGCGGGGCGTATGCGCCGCTGTTGTCCTGCACGGCGGAACAGGGCGGCTTGGCAGAGCTCATCAAAGCGGCGGACAAGCTGGCAGCTTATATCAAATGTCTTGAAGAGCTTAAAACCGGCAACATGGAATTTAAATCCGCTGCCGCCCAAACATTGTCAAAATTAAAATCGCTCGGCATGCCGGAGGTTGACTATTTTATGGCGCACTTTATCCGCGCTTTTGAGTTAACGCTTGATGAGCTTGATTTCTCGGTCGGCCGGTCATAA